One window of Saccharomyces kudriavzevii IFO 1802 strain IFO1802 genome assembly, chromosome: 10 genomic DNA carries:
- the ECM25 gene encoding Ecm25p (similar to Saccharomyces cerevisiae ECM25 (YJL201W); ancestral locus Anc_1.133), which produces MIDINVNNIFFRSYSVDPNSGHAIYVFDSTYLPAPDEIGNKQVYDLLINALMDRLVMKLPQAPYSLVIFSSGFSQRKISWVYGIKMFAKLPKETKFYLQKIFIVHESFFVRSVYQVVSNAMNFNFLDSKDSQHDFPSLVHVLDLTSLSELIDITRLRISLNVYLYDYQISEHIDVPEEYYNRLTPLAMRQYRQLIFDKIFKKLRSDAVICELIFQKPGNYKKVNIFLDIIKRNNYIDLSQWDIYSLASVWLNFFIKNKAKPLIPIELISLPIVDDFEFTCETFRKIIKFNQYQDLFMVIFPFFNKIIAHNEMTKHDSRSLSKALTPALCKEKLSIMTNDRLAIGSRYIKNLLDFFSEITKEITSPLSSVSSSSTIPALPKPRKSSPTRYSELGRLTLLRSRSPSPQRSVTSPTYTPVALQDTPVLKPKSSCRIASSPSLDTKPSPPIKTPSRPQASLTSRSNTDLTLASSSTDTISLPTQTPSADSLPLSNSSIDLTISDTIKEMVKDEPANDKGSAETDILIQHFESLTLVQNAKIKKFDKILQEKKKKNETTSKTANKFSQKGYSDINASNKVSRLAALYEERLQGLQVMNEMKQKW; this is translated from the coding sequence ATGATTGATATCAACGTCAATAACATATTTTTTAGATCTTATTCGGTCGATCCTAATTCTGGTCACGCAATTTATGTTTTTGACTCGACTTATTTGCCTGCTCCCGATGAAATTGGCAATAAACAGGTCTATGACTTGCTTATCAATGCCCTCATGGATCGATTGGTGATGAAATTGCCACAGGCACCATATTCGCTGGTGATCTTTTCATCAGGGTTCTCGCAGCGGAAGATTAGCTGGGTTTACGGTATCAAAATGTTTGCCAAACTGCCTAAAGAGACCAAATTCTATTTACAAAAGATTTTCATTGTTCATGAATCATTCTTCGTTAGATCCGTGTACCAGGTAGTGTCAAATGCCATGaacttcaatttcttggacTCAAAAGACAGTCAGCATGATTTTCCAAGCCTGGTTCATGTCTTGGACCTAACTTCTTTATCCGAGCTAATAGATATTACGCGACTTAGAATATCTTTAAACGtgtatttatatgattATCAGATAAGCGAACATATAGATGTTCCAGAAGAATATTATAATAGATTGACGCCTTTGGCGATGAGACAGTATAGACAATTgatatttgataaaatcttcaaaaaattgcgAAGCGATGCTGTTATCTGTGAATTGATTTTCCAGAAGCCGGGAAACTATAAAAAGGTAAACATCTTTTTGGATATCATAAAGAGAAACAACTATATTGACTTGTCTCAATGGGACATTTATTCTTTGGCTTCCGTGTGGTTGAacttctttatcaaaaacaagGCAAAGCCCTTGATCCCAATTGAATTAATTTCCTTACCGATCGTCGATGATTTTGAGTTCACATGTGAAACCTTCCgtaaaatcatcaaattcaatcAATACCAGGATCTTTTCATGGTCatatttccatttttcaataagaTCATTGCGCATAATGAAATGACTAAACATGATTCAAGAAGTTTAAGTAAAGCTTTAACGCCAGCTCTATGTAAGGAGAAACTTTCTATAATGACCAACGATCGTTTAGCTATTGGATCAAGATATATCAAGAATTTACTGGACTTTTTCTCCGAGATCACAAAGGAAATAACGTCTCCTTTGTCATCAGTATCATCGTCTTCTACAATACCTGCATTACCTAAGCCAAGAAAATCATCTCCAACTAGATATAGCGAACTGGGTCGCTTGACTCTTCTTAGAAGCAGAAGTCCTAGTCCACAGAGATCAGTAACATCTCCAACATACACACCTGTCGCTTTACAGGACACACCAGTATTGAAACCTAAGTCGTCATGTAGAATTGCTTCTTCCCCATCACTTGATACTAAACCTTCACCTCCAATTAAGACACCTTCACGGCCACAAGCCTCATTAACCTCCCGTTCAAATACCGATTTGACATTGGCTTCGTCTTCTACAGACACCATATCCTTGCCAACACAAACGCCATCCGCCGACTCGCTTCCATTgagcaacagcagcataGATTTAACGATTTCGGACACtataaaagaaatggtCAAGGATGAGCCGGCAAATGATAAAGGCTCTGCGGAAACAGATATATTAATACAGCACTTCGAAAGTTTGACTCTTGTGCAAAACGCgaagatcaagaaatttgataaaatattacaggaaaagaagaagaaaaatgaaactaCCTCCAAGACAGCGAATAAATTCTCTCAAAAGGGATATTCGGATATTAATGCAAGCAACAAAGTTAGCAGGCTGGCTGCATTGTACGAAGAGCGTCTACAAGGTTTACAAGTAATGAATGaaatgaaacaaaagtGGTAA
- the ACO2 gene encoding aconitate hydratase ACO2 (similar to Saccharomyces cerevisiae ACO2 (YJL200C); ancestral locus Anc_1.135) produces MLSSANRFYIKRHLATYANVFPSVSKQFQTKTPPYAKLLTNLDKVKEITNNAPLTLAEKILYSHLCDPEESITSSDLSTIRGNKYLKLNPDRVAMQDASAQMALLQFMTTGLNQTSVPASIHCDHLIVGKDGEAEDLPSSIATNQEVFDFLESCAKRYGIQFWGPGSGIIHQIVLENFSAPGLMMLGTDSHTPNAGGLGAIAIGVGGADAVDALTNTPWELKAPKILGVKLTGKLSGWSTPKDVITKLAGLLTVRGGTGFIIEYFGEGVSTLSCTGMATICNMGAEVGATTSTFPYQEAHKRYLQATNRADVAEAADVALNRFGFLRADKDAQYDKVIEIDLSAIEPHVNGPFTPDLSTPISQYAERSLKENWPQKVSAGLIGSCTNSSYQDMSRVVDLVKQASKAGLKPRIPFFVTPGSEQIRATLERDGIIDVFQQNGAKVLANACGPCIGQWNREDISKTSKETNTIFTSFNRNFRARNDGNRNTMNFLTSPEIVTAMSYSGDAQFNPLTDSIKLPNGEDFKFQPPKGDELPKRGFEHGRDIFYPETDPKPDSSVEIVVDPKSDRLQLLEPFKAWNGKELRTNVLLKVEGKCTTDHISAAGVWLKYKGHLENISYNTLIGAQNKETGEVNKAYDMDGTEYDIPGLMMKWKSDGRPWTVVAEHNYGEGSAREHAALSPRFLGGEILLVKSFARIHETNLKKQGMLPLTFANESDYDKISSGDVLETLNLADMIAKDGNNGGEIEVKITKPKGDSFIIKAKHTMSKDQIDFFKAGSAINYIGSIRRSE; encoded by the coding sequence ATGCTATCTTCTGCTAATAGGTTTTACATAAAGAGGCATTTGGCAACGTATGCCAATGTGTTTCCCTCTGTATCCAAGcaatttcaaacaaaaacgCCACCATATGCTAAACTTCTAACGAACCTAGACAAGGTTAAGGAAATAACCAACAATGCTCCCTTAACACTAgcagaaaaaattttgtacTCCCATCTCTGTGATCCAGAAGAATCGATCACCTCTTCTGACTTATCCACCATCCGTGGTAACAAGTACTTAAAACTGAACCCAGATCGTGTAGCTATGCAGGATGCTTCCGCTCAAATGGCGCTTCTTCAGTTCATGACCACCGGTCTCAATCAAACATCCGTCCCAGCATCTATACATTGTGACCATTTAATTGTCGGTAAAGACGGTGAAGCCGAGGATTTACCTTCTTCCATCGCCACTAACCAagaagtttttgatttcctGGAAAGTTGCGCTAAGAGATATGGTATTCAATTTTGGGGCCCAGGCTCCGGTATCATCCATCAAATCgtcttggaaaatttctCAGCACCAGGTCTAATGATGCTCGGTACCGATTCTCATACACCAAATGCTGGTGGTCTGGGAGCTATTGCCATTGGTGTTGGTGGTGCAGATGCAGTCGATGCTCTAACAAATACACCATGGGAACTGAAGGCTCCAAAGATTCTGGGTGTCAAACTAACCGGCAAGCTAAGCGGATGGTCCACTCCTAAGGACGTAATTACTAAGCTCGCTGGATTATTGACCGTCAGAGGTGGTACTGGCTTtattattgaatattttggcGAAGGTGTCTCTACTTTATCTTGTACAGGTATGGCAACCATCTGTAATATGGGTGCTGAAGTTGGCGCTACCACATCAACTTTCCCTTACCAAGAAGCTCACAAGCGTTACTTGCAAGCAACTAATAGAGCAGACGTGGCGGAAGCAGCCGACGTTGCCTTGAACAGATTCGGTTTCTTGAGGGCTGATAAAGATGCTCAATATGATAAAGTCATTGAAATTGACTTATCCGCCATTGAACCTCATGTTAATGGTCCGTTCACACCTGACTTGTCCACACCAATATCTCAATATGCCGAAAGAAGtctaaaagaaaactggCCACAAAAAGTCAGCGCTGGTTTAATTGGATCATGCACCAATTCATCTTATCAAGATATGAGTCGTGTGGTTGATTTGGTTAAACAGGCTTCCAAAGCAGGCTTGAAGCCACGCATTCCATTCTTCGTAACCCCCGGCTCCGAACAAATCAGAGCTACTTTGGAAAGAGATGGTATCATCGATGTTTTCCAACAGAACGGCGCTAAAGTTTTAGCAAATGCTTGCGGTCCTTGTATCGGACAGTGGAATAGAGAGGACATTTCCAAAACTTCAAAGGAAACGAACACTATTTTCACATCATTCAACAGAAACTTCAGAGCAAGAAACGACGGCAATAGAAATACGATGAACTTCTTAACATCCCCAGAAATAGTAACAGCAATGAGTTACTCCGGAGACGCCCAGTTCAATCCATTAACTGACTCAATCAAATTGCCAAATGGGGAGGATTTTAAGTTTCAACCACCAAAGGGTGATGAGTTGCCAAAAAGAGGATTTGAGCATGGTAGAGACATATTTTATCCTGAAACGGATCCAAAACCGGATAGTAGTGTAGAGATTGTTGTAGATCCTAAATCTGATCGTTTACAATTATTGGAACCTTTCAAAGCATGGAATGGCAAGGAATTAAGAACAAACGTACTTTTAAAGGTGGAAGGTAAATGTACGACTGATCATATTTCTGCCGCAGGTGTCTGGCTGAAATACAAGGGTCATCTAGAAAACATTTCATATAATACATTAATTGGCGCacaaaacaaagaaactGGTGAAGTCAACAAAGCTTATGACATGGACGGAACTGAATACGACATCCCTGgtttaatgatgaaatgGAAATCCGATGGTAGACCATGGACCGTGGTGGCAGAACATAACTATGGTGAAGGTTCCGCAAGAGAACATGCTGCTTTATCGCCAAGATTCCTTGGTGGTGAAATCCTTCTAGTTAAGTCTTTCGCAAGAATTCATGAGacaaacttgaaaaaacaaggTATGCTACCATTAACTTTTGCAAATGAATCTGACTATGATAAAATCTCAAGTGGAGATGTTTTAGAAACATTGAACCTTGCAGATATGATCGCCAAAGACGGTAATAACGGTGGAGAAATTGAAGTAAAGATTACCAAACCAAAGGGCGACTCATTCATCATCAAGGCAAAGCATACCATGTCCAAAGATCAAatcgatttcttcaaagctGGTTCAGCAATCAATTACATTGGTAGTATACGAAGAAGCGAATAA